CTGATTTTGTTTGTTCAGTGATTTAATGTTTTCTTTTTTTATCAGACCTGACCCTCAATATATTAATCAGGGTCACCCGTTTTCCTGGCTACAAGATAGTCAAACAATGTGAAGAAAATCTGAAGATAAAATGGAAAGAATGTGTATTCTAATAATTCAAGATGAATTGTGTGGAAAATGTGAAGAAATGCCGGATTCTATGTGAACATCAACCAATCATTTGAAAACACGGCACAAATAACTTATCTTCAACTTAATTACTGATGGACTTCAGTTCATAAACATTTTCAAAAATGTTTTTTCATAAAGGAAACAAATCTGAAACTTAAGCTGTCATATAAACTTCTTGCCGCATTTTTGCTCAGCTCCCTTGGCATCATCATCATGCTGACCGGTGTTACTCTGTTTTTTTCGTTCAAAAATTTCTCGGAATACCTTGGAAACAGGGTACTCGAGAATCAGGACAATCTTATAGCAAGAATCAAGGATGAATACATACGACACTCAGGGTGGGAAAACCTTAAAAAGGACAGAGTCATATGGGAGAAAATGCTTGAAACTGCAAGGCCTTTTGAAGAAGAAAGGCCTGGTGGCCCTAAAATGGGACTTCCTGGAGACCCTCCTCCATTTGGAATCAAGGAGCCTGACCACCCAATGGAAGATGACGATATGCTTCCTCCGCCTGATCACGACCCGTCTTTCCATGATTCTGACAATATAAGGGAAGAACTGGAAAAAAGATTCCCCGAAAGATTCAAAATATGGGAAAAGACGGGCAGGCTGCCATTTATAGAAGAAAGAATCAAAAAAGACCTGGAAAGGCGGGGTTCTCATCCTTTGTTATCGAGGCTGAGCCTTTTTGATGAAAACAGCCAGCCAATTGCTGGCAAAGCAATCTCCATGGACAAGCACGTCCTGAGAAAAATTGAAATCAATGGAAAAACCATCGGATGGCTTGGTATAAAAACGAACAGGATGCCATCCCATCCCCTGGATTCGGACTATATGAAGAGGCAGTCCATAATTTTTCTTTTTGCGGGCATATGCGTACTTGCTCTATCAGGACTTGTTTCATACATGGTCTCAAGACATCTTATAAAACCTGTTAAAGAACTTGCCGAAGCTACAAAAGCACTGACTTCAAGAAATTTCGAAACAAGAATAGATGTAAAATCAGGAGATGAACTTGGGCAGCTTGCCGAAGATTTCAACATGCTTGCCTTTACCCTGAAAAGATATGAAGAACTACGCAGACAATGGCTTTCAGACATTTCCCACGAACTTAGAACCCCGGTTTCAATCCTGAGGGGTGAAATCGAATCCATACAGGATGGAATAAGGGCGTTCACTCCTGAAACAGCCGAATCACTCCATGCTGAAATAATGCGACTTGGCAGACTGATAAACGATCTCCATGATCTTTCGACAGCAGAATCAGGGGCCCTTAAAATCAGCAAGGAGCCTGTGAAACCATTGCAAATACTTAAGGATACGCTTGGAGTATTCAGCAAGAGGCTTATGGATCAAAGAATGAGTGTTTCGGATATGACAACAGGTACTCTGGAGATGGAAATAATGGGTGACCATGACCGTCTTGCCCAGGTTTTTTCCAATCTTCTTGAAAATTCACTTAGATATACGTTCTCACCTGGAAAACTTTTGCTGAACGCCGACGCAAAGGGACGCTTTCTGACCATAAACATCGAGGACAGCGCGCCTTCTGTCCCTTCAGAAGCCCTGCCAAAACTTTTTGACAGGCTTTACAGGGTGGATGAGTCAAGAAGCAGAAAAAATGGCGGAAGCGGCATAGGACTTTCAATATGCAAGCATATAATCGAGATTCACGGCGGCACAATAATGGCAGACGAAAGCGAGGCCGGGGGTGTAAAGATACAAATATGCCTGCCTTTAATTAACACATAAATGAACCGATTTGTAGGCCTGGTTAGAGCGTCCTTTGCCCGTAACCCGACATTATTCCGAATGCCAGAGGGTCGCTTTTTGAGAAAATCTCCGCAAAAAATTTAATAAAAAGGACGTACATGAGTTCAAAACATATTCTAATAGTGGATGATGAAGAAAAAATAGCTTCCTTAGTCTCTGATTACCTGAAAAATGACGGGTACGAAACCTTCATCCTTCACAGGGGAGATCTGGTCATTCCGTCAATCAGAAAAACCCCTCCTGATTTGATTGTCCTTGACATAATGATGCCTGGAATGGATGGAATTTCTGTGTGCAGGGAAATCAGAAAATTTTCCGAAATTCCCATAATAATGCTGACGGCAAAGACAGATGAAATAGACAGGCTCATAGGTCTTGAAATAGGTGCCGATGATTATGTCTGCAAGCCTTTCAGCCCCAGGGAGCTTGTTGCGAGGATAAAGGCTGTTTTAAGAAGAACTGAAAGAAAAACAGAAGAAAAAATCATCACCGAAGGCAACATAAGGCTTGAAACAGAAACAAGGCGTGTTCTTGTGAACGGATCTGAAATCAAGCTGACGCCAAGCGAGTTCGGCCTTCTTGCTTCAATGATGTCCCAGCCTGACAGGGTTTTTTCAAGAAACGACCTGTTAAGACAGGTTCAGGGCTATGAATATGAAGGATATGACCGAACCATAGATACTCACATAAAAAATCTGAGAAAAAAAATAGGTGAAAAAATTGAGGGTGAAAATCCGATAAGCGGAGTTTACGGAGTCGGATACAGATTCAGTATTGCATCAAAATAATTCGATTAAAATCGATCTGATATGCCGGGGCTTTCTCAGATTTGTTTGGCCTTGGGTTATTTATTTTTTATCCTGGACAAATGCATATAATCAAATCCTTCATGTTTTCATGTAATATGCTATCATTACGATATTTTTCTCGTTGTTTAAGATCGATGACCTCGCAAAAAGTCCGGTTTCCGTCATTCCGGCGCAGGCCGAATCCAGAATCAGCTGGAATTACTGGATACCGGATAAAGTCCGGCATGACGCTTAAGCCATTTCTGTATAAAAACCCAATCAAGTTCTTTTTCAACCCCCTCAAAAAAGGACAAAACAATGAAAATACCGAAATACTGGGCAAAAAAATCACTGCGGGTTCACAGCCACCCATCTATTACTGAAACTTCATGCTGGGGATACTCCCTTGAAAGCATGCGAGAAGCTGAAAAAATGGCAGAAGAAAAAGTCATGAAAGCGGCGGAAAGACTGTCCCTGGGGAAAATGCCGGACAGTTATTTCTATTCTGACAGACCAATGAGGGAAGAAATCATCGAAGAAAAAGTTTATCCGGAAAGTGGAGAATCCTATGTCATCACCAGAAACTCTTATGGCGCCCTTGTTCTCAATTCTGCAAAAGTAATGTTTGTTGATATCGACGAAATCAAGAATGAACAGGGATTTATTGAAAAGCTTCTCTCCATTATTGGACTCAAAAAAGCAGAACCCATTGCAGATATATATTCAAGAATAAACTCCCTGCTTTCTGAAAATCCTGGTTGGGGACTAAGGCTTTACGAGACATTCAAGGGCTACAGATTAATCGTAACCCACGATTTATTCGACCCGACAGACAAAAACACTACTTCAAGACTTGAGAAAATCGGTGCAGACAGCCTGTATCTGAAGCTGTGCAATGCCCAGGAAAGCTTCAGGGCAAGGCTTTCCCCCAAACCCTGGAGAATGGGCATGCCTGTTCCTCCTGGAAAATATCCAAGGGAAAGCCATAATCATGAGAATTTTTTATGCAGCTGGCTTCCACAATATGATAAGCTCTCGGCTAATTTTTCCATATGCAGATTTATCGGGGAGTTCGGCGCTAAAAATATGCACAGAGAAGTGGAAAAAATAGTAATGATGCATGACGAGCTGTGCAAAGTGAATTCAGATCTGCCTCTGGCATAATGTCTTAAAGGATAACTCTTTAGAAATCATAAATAGTATTTGCCTGTTTTTCGATGGATATCCTGCTAACAACATAGCCACTAAAACTTGTAATAATCTCAAGGGAAAGAACATGAAAAACAAGAAGAAACTAACCGAACCAGATTCCCAGTCAAGACACTATTTTCTAATAGCTCTTCTTGGAGTAGCGCTATTCGGTTGTTTCAAGATAATTCAGCCTTATCTCGGCCCGATAATACTTGCTCTGATCTTTGCTATTGTCTTTCACCCGATTCATGCACGAATCGAAAAAAAGCTCAAAAACAGAAAAAGCCTCACAGCCACAATTTCATGCGTTTTGCTCATGACAGCATTTGTCATGCCTCTATTCATGATAACCGCTGCGGCTATTCAGCAGGGCATTGAATCAGCGCGATCAATTATAGAATGGGTAAACCAGGGCGGAATAGACATATTAATGCAGAAACCCTTTGTTGCCACACTGATAGAACAATTCCACGAAAGATTCATTCAGTTTCAGAAGTTGTTCCCTGACCTGAAGTTCCAAAAAATGGATATAGCCGCCAAAATGATGGGCTTTTCAAGCTGGATGCTAAGTTTTCTGACTGATCAGGCTACAATAATTATAAAAAACCTGACCCTTATGGTCGGTAATTTCGTTCTTATGCTTTTTGTTTTTTTCTTTCTGATCAAGGATTATGATTCAATTGTTGATGGTATTCTGCATCTTTCCCCACTTTCCACAACCCAGGAACAAAGAATTCTTAACAGGATCAAGGATGTTTCAAGCTCGGCTCTTCTTGGAACTCTTGTAACAGGAGTGGCCCAGGGTGCGGCAGGAGGGTTTGCACTTTGGCTATGCGGTCTTCCTGGGCTTTTCTGGGGAGCAGTCATGGCTTTTGCGTCACTGATTCCAATAGTAGGAACTGCCCTGATATGGATTCCTGCAGCACTTTATCTTGTTATTGCGGGAAGATTGGGAGCAGGATTATTCATAGCCATATGGTGCCTCGTTATAGTCGGGATGATGGACAATGTCGTGCGGCCTCTTTTCATGAAAGGAGGAGCTGACATGAGTACAGCCCTTATTTTTCTTTCCATACTTGGCGGAATCAATCTTTTCGGGATAATGGGAATTCTTTACGGTCCGCTATTATTTGGCATCGCCCTGGTTCTTCTTTATATCTATGAAGCTGAATATGGCGAGTTCCTCAGTCATCAGGACAGAAACTGAATCCTGCTATTCCATTCGCATTCAAGATGAAACCAAGGCGCCAAGGAGGAGACCCGGAGGCGTACGTTGGTTGTTTCTACGTCGAGGACTTGACGACGCAGGCAACACAGGTATCGCTTGAATGCGGATGGAATTGAAAAAAGTATTAAAGAAAACCAAATACCTCTTGACGAAGAAAACCTTATATATAATTTTTAGAATGTTTATTCTTGGAATTTGGAATCTATCTTAATCTAAAGGGAGTCTTAAATGAGCGGGTACGAGTTTTATTCAGTTGAAAAAAAAGGCCAGATAGCATGGGTTTATCTTAACAGACCTGAAAAGAAAAACGCCATGAATCCTCCTGCGTGGATTGAACCTCCAAAAATTTTTGAGGAACTTGACGCTGACCCAGAAATCAGAGCCATCATACTTGCTGGCAAGGGCCCTGCTTTTTCAGCCGGAATAGACCTCATGTCCATGATGAATTTCATACCAGAGATACTTAATCCAGACCAGAAAGGCGGAGTCAAGCCCAAGCTCATAAAAAAAATCATGATGATGCAGGATACCATGACCTGTATTGAAAAATGCAGAAAACCAGTTATTGCAGCTGTTCACGGTTTCTGCATTGGTGCCGGACTTGACATGATAACAGCTTGTGACATAAGACTTTCCACAAAAGAAGCCGTATTTTCCCTGAGAGAGGCGGCAGTTGGCTTTGTTGCAGATGTAGGAGTTCTCCAGAGAATTCAGAATATATGCGGTCAGGGCATCACCCGCGAACTTGCTTACACTGCAAAAAATATAAGCGGAGCGAGGGCAAAGGAAATCCTTCTTGTGAACGAAACCTTCGACACCCAGGAAGAACTTTTTGCAGCAGCAGAAAAAATGGCCCTTGATATTGCAGCCAATTCTCCTCTTGCAGTCGAGGCAACAAAAGATGTACTTAACTTCGGGATAGGCAAGACAGTTGATGACGCACTGAAATATGTAGCGTCCATGAGTGCAAACATTATTCCTTCAAAGGATCTCTATGAAGCGGCTGCGGCCTTTGCTGAAAAGCGCAAGCCAGTCTTCACCGGAGAATAGATTCATACAGGGCCGCTTAATATGGCGGCCCTTTTAGGGAAGTTGATGAAAGTTTACATTGAAACGTTAGGCTGTGTACGCAACAGCGTTGACAGTGAAATCATGGCCGGCAGGCTTGAGTCTGCCGGCCATTTGGTTATTGATGAGCCTGAGGATGCAGATGCCATAGTGGTCAACACTTGCGGCTTTGTTACTTCTGCGGTGGAAGAAGCTATTGATGTGATTATTGATCTGTCTGAGCACAAAAAAACAGGCCGGTGCAAAAGATTAATAGTCGCAGGATGCATGGCAGAGCGTTACAAGGAAAGCCTTGTTGAAGAAATGCCGGAAGCTGATTTTTTCATGGGAACAGGCTGCTATCAGGATATTGTGGAAATAGTTGAAGGCAGAAAAACCGAAAATGGCATAATTCTTTTCCCTGACCCGTTAAAATGCACCCTTCAAAACGCCGACACCCCAAGAATTCTCAGCACCGGCCATATTGGATATCTCAAAATTGCAGAAGGCTGTGACAGACACTGCACTTACTGCATAATTCCAAGACTACGAGGGAAACAGAGAAGCAGGAAAATAAAGGATATACTGTCCGAGGCAGAATCAATGATTCAGGTTGGTGTGAAGGAAATCATCCTCGTAGCCCAGGACACTACTTTCTACGGCAAGGATCTTAATTCTGGAGAAAATCTTGGCAAGCTCCTGACAGAGCTTTCATCCATGAACAAATCCATCTGGATCAGAACCCTTTACGGCAACCCTGACACCCTTGACCTTGATGTTTTAAAGACATTCAAATCCCATGACAACATCTGTCATTATTTTGACCTGCCGATCCAGCATGCATCAGACAGGGTTCTCAAAAGAATGGGCAGACGCTATACCAATGAATTCATGAGCGATCTTTTCAAAAAAATCAGAAAAGAACTGCCGGACGCGGCCCTTAGAACCACTGTAATCACTGGTTTCCCAGGTGAGACAGACGAAGATTTCAAAATTCTTCTTGATTTTATAGAAGAAACAAGGTTCGACCATCTCGGAGCATTCATATATTCAGACGCTGAAGATATACCGTCACACAGGCTGCCTGACCATGTGGCTCCTGAAACAGCATCTTCAAGACATGAACAGATAATGGCGGTTCAGGCGGAAATTTCTTTCAAGAACTACCAAAAATATCTGAATAATACCCTTGAAGTTATGATAGATGATGACGATCCCAACGAGGACGGCCTGTATCATGGTCATACAAAATACCAGGCCCCTGAAGTAGACGGATACACATACGTCGACGGAGAAAACCTTAAATCCGGAGATGTTGTGAAAATAAATATTACTGACACTTTTGACTATGATCTGATCGGTGACCAGATATGACTGATTTGAAAAGACAGCTGGTTTCAAGACTATCTCCAGACCTTGAAAAGATTGAAAAGGCACTTGTGGCCAATCTTGATCCCAACATTGAACTTGTAAAAAAAATAGCGGGACATCTTCTCTTCAGCGGCGGCAAAAGGCTCAGACCCATATTGATGATGCTTTCGGCCCGCTCCTGCGGATATGAAAAAGAAGACGCTTCTGACTTTTCAGTTATTTTTGAATATCTCCACGCAGCGACTCTTCTACATGATGATGTTGTTGACGGAGCCCTTGTCAGAAGAGGGAATCCTGCCGCCCACACATTATGGGACGCGCCCGCAGTTGTTCTCACCGGAGACTTTCTTCTGGCAAAATCACTCGAACTTGCCGCCATGTCGAAAAACCCTGAAATAATAAGGGTAATAGCTTCAATAACCAGGGAAATGGCCCAGGGTGAAATCGACCAGATGACAAGAAAAGGAGATTTTTCACTTTCAGAAGAAGAATACATGTCTGTCATAAAAAGAAAAACAGCCGTATTGATTGAAGGTGCCTTAAAAACAGGCGCGCTTCTCTCGGGAGCAGAAAACGGGAAGACAGAAGCCCTGTCATCGTACGGATATCATCTTGGAATGGCATTTCAGATGGCAGATGATCTGCTTGACTATACGACCGATCTTGAGACCCTTGGAAAGAATCCCGGAGCAGATCTAAGGGAAGGCAAAATGACGCTTCCTGTGATTGAATCTCTTAAGAATGCAAAATATGAAGAAAAGGAGTTCATGCTTTCAATGCTTGGAAGCACCGATTTTTCATCGGATGATTTTGAAAAATTCATATCCCTCGCTGACAAGCACGGAGGCATTTCCTACACAAGGGAAAGAGCAGTATTCCATGTAGCGCAGGCAAAAAAAGCTCTTGAGTCCTTTAAAAGAAACACCGAGATAGAAACGCTTGAAATGTTAGCTGATTATGCATTACTCAGAAAGTCGTAAAAAATCAGGAGGAAAGAAATGAAGCTTATTATTAATCTGATAATATCTGTTTTTTTCACACTTGTCATTGCAGGGAATGCCTTATGCGAGTCAGGCCAGGATATAATCCAGGTTCCTGCTTTCGGTACATCCCAGATACAGAAAACAGACACAATGACAGCACGAAGCGAAGCTGTCAAAAAAGCCCTTTCCAAATCCGTTGAAACAGCTCTTTTTCAGATGATCCCCCATGAAAACCTCGCATCTGATTTCAAGAACATCGAATCAATTCTGACAGGAGATCCCGCAGCATACGTGAGGGATTATAAGGTCATCGGAGAAAACACTGTCGGCAAAGAATACAGGGTAATAGTCAACTCAAATATCATAAAGGCAAAACTTTCTGCCGCAACCCAGGCCAGCGGCATGGAATCTGCGGATTCTTTTCCTAAGGTACTCATACTTTTTTCAGAAAAACTTAATCCGGCAGATCAGGCATCATCTTGGTGGGCCGGAAACGGTGCCGGATCTTCAGTATGCGAGCCAGAAGCGGCAGCTTCCCTTATTTCAAAAAAGCTGAAAGCATCAGATCACTCCCAGCCAGCTCTTGACGA
Above is a genomic segment from Desulforegula conservatrix Mb1Pa containing:
- a CDS encoding crotonase/enoyl-CoA hydratase family protein is translated as MSGYEFYSVEKKGQIAWVYLNRPEKKNAMNPPAWIEPPKIFEELDADPEIRAIILAGKGPAFSAGIDLMSMMNFIPEILNPDQKGGVKPKLIKKIMMMQDTMTCIEKCRKPVIAAVHGFCIGAGLDMITACDIRLSTKEAVFSLREAAVGFVADVGVLQRIQNICGQGITRELAYTAKNISGARAKEILLVNETFDTQEELFAAAEKMALDIAANSPLAVEATKDVLNFGIGKTVDDALKYVASMSANIIPSKDLYEAAAAFAEKRKPVFTGE
- a CDS encoding AI-2E family transporter; its protein translation is MKNKKKLTEPDSQSRHYFLIALLGVALFGCFKIIQPYLGPIILALIFAIVFHPIHARIEKKLKNRKSLTATISCVLLMTAFVMPLFMITAAAIQQGIESARSIIEWVNQGGIDILMQKPFVATLIEQFHERFIQFQKLFPDLKFQKMDIAAKMMGFSSWMLSFLTDQATIIIKNLTLMVGNFVLMLFVFFFLIKDYDSIVDGILHLSPLSTTQEQRILNRIKDVSSSALLGTLVTGVAQGAAGGFALWLCGLPGLFWGAVMAFASLIPIVGTALIWIPAALYLVIAGRLGAGLFIAIWCLVIVGMMDNVVRPLFMKGGADMSTALIFLSILGGINLFGIMGILYGPLLFGIALVLLYIYEAEYGEFLSHQDRN
- a CDS encoding ATP-binding protein, giving the protein MLTGVTLFFSFKNFSEYLGNRVLENQDNLIARIKDEYIRHSGWENLKKDRVIWEKMLETARPFEEERPGGPKMGLPGDPPPFGIKEPDHPMEDDDMLPPPDHDPSFHDSDNIREELEKRFPERFKIWEKTGRLPFIEERIKKDLERRGSHPLLSRLSLFDENSQPIAGKAISMDKHVLRKIEINGKTIGWLGIKTNRMPSHPLDSDYMKRQSIIFLFAGICVLALSGLVSYMVSRHLIKPVKELAEATKALTSRNFETRIDVKSGDELGQLAEDFNMLAFTLKRYEELRRQWLSDISHELRTPVSILRGEIESIQDGIRAFTPETAESLHAEIMRLGRLINDLHDLSTAESGALKISKEPVKPLQILKDTLGVFSKRLMDQRMSVSDMTTGTLEMEIMGDHDRLAQVFSNLLENSLRYTFSPGKLLLNADAKGRFLTINIEDSAPSVPSEALPKLFDRLYRVDESRSRKNGGSGIGLSICKHIIEIHGGTIMADESEAGGVKIQICLPLINT
- the rimO gene encoding 30S ribosomal protein S12 methylthiotransferase RimO yields the protein MKVYIETLGCVRNSVDSEIMAGRLESAGHLVIDEPEDADAIVVNTCGFVTSAVEEAIDVIIDLSEHKKTGRCKRLIVAGCMAERYKESLVEEMPEADFFMGTGCYQDIVEIVEGRKTENGIILFPDPLKCTLQNADTPRILSTGHIGYLKIAEGCDRHCTYCIIPRLRGKQRSRKIKDILSEAESMIQVGVKEIILVAQDTTFYGKDLNSGENLGKLLTELSSMNKSIWIRTLYGNPDTLDLDVLKTFKSHDNICHYFDLPIQHASDRVLKRMGRRYTNEFMSDLFKKIRKELPDAALRTTVITGFPGETDEDFKILLDFIEETRFDHLGAFIYSDAEDIPSHRLPDHVAPETASSRHEQIMAVQAEISFKNYQKYLNNTLEVMIDDDDPNEDGLYHGHTKYQAPEVDGYTYVDGENLKSGDVVKINITDTFDYDLIGDQI
- a CDS encoding response regulator, which translates into the protein MSSKHILIVDDEEKIASLVSDYLKNDGYETFILHRGDLVIPSIRKTPPDLIVLDIMMPGMDGISVCREIRKFSEIPIIMLTAKTDEIDRLIGLEIGADDYVCKPFSPRELVARIKAVLRRTERKTEEKIITEGNIRLETETRRVLVNGSEIKLTPSEFGLLASMMSQPDRVFSRNDLLRQVQGYEYEGYDRTIDTHIKNLRKKIGEKIEGENPISGVYGVGYRFSIASK
- a CDS encoding polyprenyl synthetase family protein: MTDLKRQLVSRLSPDLEKIEKALVANLDPNIELVKKIAGHLLFSGGKRLRPILMMLSARSCGYEKEDASDFSVIFEYLHAATLLHDDVVDGALVRRGNPAAHTLWDAPAVVLTGDFLLAKSLELAAMSKNPEIIRVIASITREMAQGEIDQMTRKGDFSLSEEEYMSVIKRKTAVLIEGALKTGALLSGAENGKTEALSSYGYHLGMAFQMADDLLDYTTDLETLGKNPGADLREGKMTLPVIESLKNAKYEEKEFMLSMLGSTDFSSDDFEKFISLADKHGGISYTRERAVFHVAQAKKALESFKRNTEIETLEMLADYALLRKS